Proteins encoded in a region of the Paucibacter sediminis genome:
- a CDS encoding serine hydrolase domain-containing protein yields the protein MSQLTQRRLLLQSILALPLAGCGGGGGGGEGALASERVLPQVSTQPAGSSQGAIPAVDDMVQQQLLAQRIPGASLVVARSGRIVYAKGYGYADLEAATPIQVEQRFEIGSVTKSFAASAIMLLVEDGLLTLDDRLEPYLGATPAAWNGITIRHLLNHSSGLPEYPDDAFFAALERDQGFSTAELLARFKTHGLAFPPGSSFLYSNTGYDLIGLIIQKVSGQHYGEFLRRRVFQPLGMDSARLMAPNESAAGNAIGYEIVAEQRRPHAYNSAERNYLALAASGLQINALDMAKWDAALYTERILKRATLDLMWTPNSLMQAANATTPDIWYGLGWQLRTQQGHRWVYHSGGMPGHVVDFIRYPDDQLTVIVMTNLDERHANARVIARTVAQIIQPGL from the coding sequence ATGTCCCAGTTGACCCAGCGCCGCCTGCTCCTGCAATCTATTTTGGCTCTGCCTTTGGCTGGCTGTGGCGGAGGAGGCGGGGGCGGCGAGGGGGCGCTGGCGTCCGAGCGCGTGCTGCCCCAGGTCAGCACGCAGCCTGCTGGTTCGAGCCAGGGGGCGATACCCGCGGTCGACGATATGGTCCAGCAGCAGTTGCTCGCACAGCGCATTCCGGGGGCCAGCTTGGTGGTGGCCAGGTCCGGCCGAATCGTCTATGCCAAGGGCTATGGCTATGCCGATCTCGAGGCTGCCACGCCAATACAGGTCGAACAGCGCTTTGAGATCGGTTCGGTCACCAAGTCCTTTGCCGCGAGCGCCATCATGCTGCTGGTCGAAGACGGCCTCCTCACGCTCGATGACAGGCTTGAGCCGTATCTTGGCGCCACGCCCGCGGCCTGGAACGGCATCACGATCCGGCATCTGCTCAACCATAGTTCGGGCCTGCCCGAATACCCGGACGATGCCTTCTTCGCCGCGCTCGAACGTGATCAGGGCTTCTCCACCGCCGAGCTGCTGGCGCGCTTCAAAACCCATGGCCTGGCCTTCCCGCCCGGCTCGTCCTTCCTCTACAGCAATACAGGCTACGACCTGATCGGCCTGATCATCCAGAAGGTCAGCGGCCAGCACTACGGCGAGTTCCTGCGCCGGCGCGTGTTCCAGCCGCTAGGCATGGACAGCGCGCGCCTGATGGCGCCGAACGAGTCGGCAGCAGGCAACGCGATCGGCTACGAGATCGTGGCCGAGCAACGCCGTCCCCATGCCTACAACAGCGCCGAGCGCAACTACTTGGCGCTGGCGGCCAGCGGCCTGCAGATCAACGCACTTGACATGGCGAAGTGGGACGCGGCGCTGTACACCGAGCGCATTCTGAAGCGCGCCACGCTGGACCTGATGTGGACGCCCAACAGCCTGATGCAGGCCGCGAACGCGACGACGCCCGACATCTGGTACGGCCTGGGCTGGCAGCTGCGCACCCAGCAGGGGCATCGCTGGGTTTATCACTCAGGAGGCATGCCTGGCCATGTGGTCGACTTCATTCGCTATCCGGACGATCAGCTGACGGTCATCGTCATGACCAATCTGGACGAACGGCACGCCAACGCGCGCGTGATCGCACGAACGGTGGCGCAGATCATCCAGCCGGGCCTATAG
- the rrtA gene encoding rhombosortase, translating to MSWAALSAGLATLAGLAWWLPRAWLDWQPALWAQEPWRVLSAALVHWSAQHLLANLAGCAVLALLGRAGRLRATPAWLAAWPLTQLGLLLQPALLHYGGLSGLLHAGVAVAVVELLARRGRDRLVGAAIAAGLLVKLWLEQPLGPALRTLPGWDIAIAPFAHLSGTLAGALSALAWLAWRRLRASSRHAEV from the coding sequence ATGTCCTGGGCGGCCCTCAGCGCCGGCCTGGCCACGCTGGCCGGCCTGGCCTGGTGGCTGCCGCGCGCGTGGCTGGACTGGCAGCCCGCCCTGTGGGCACAGGAACCCTGGCGCGTCCTCAGCGCCGCCCTGGTGCATTGGAGCGCCCAGCATCTGCTTGCCAATCTGGCCGGCTGTGCCGTGCTGGCCCTGCTGGGCCGGGCCGGCCGGCTGCGCGCCACCCCCGCCTGGCTGGCCGCCTGGCCGCTCACCCAGCTGGGCCTGCTGCTGCAACCCGCGCTGCTGCATTACGGCGGGCTCTCGGGCCTGCTGCACGCGGGCGTGGCGGTGGCGGTGGTGGAGCTGCTGGCACGGCGCGGGCGGGATCGGCTGGTGGGGGCGGCCATCGCGGCCGGCCTGCTGGTCAAGCTGTGGCTGGAACAGCCGCTGGGGCCTGCGCTGCGCACCCTGCCCGGCTGGGACATCGCGATCGCGCCCTTTGCCCATCTCAGCGGCACGCTGGCAGGTGCGCTCAGCGCCCTGGCGTGGCTGGCCTGGCGGCGGCTGCGGGCATCATCGCGCCATGCTGAAGTCTGA
- the glnE gene encoding bifunctional [glutamate--ammonia ligase]-adenylyl-L-tyrosine phosphorylase/[glutamate--ammonia-ligase] adenylyltransferase, whose amino-acid sequence MSVDEHSLPSATKAALAAHSRFVQRIRRRYDQELPLLAAGLPDRAAMQALIAQLQAEGRNLASALRVTRHLVLERLAVHDVELAAPMKAITEAMTTLAEVTLCAALTQARIEQDAIHGQPRNSVGEVIEFWVVGMGKLGGRELNVSSDIDLIYVYDDEGETDGAKPVSAHEYFTQVAKKLYALIGDVTEDGQVFRVDLALRPNGNSGPPVVSLSMLEEYFLVQGREWERFAWLKSRVVAPRQPEAGAAPSRAVALRSLVTPFVYRRYLDYGVFEGLRQLHRKIRDEAQKRAAGRPERSNDVKLSRGGIREIEFTVQLLQVVRGGQFPEIRTRSTVKALSRLAARGLMKPATAAKLAEAYDFLRRVEHRIQFLDDQQTHCLPGSDDDLKWIARSMGMVCSAEACQLLDRLCEVRELVATEFDALLHDGQAPKPGACKNGQCGGPALPVDADEFLEKLPPELAAAVRRWAQQPRVQNLREESRLRLAKLVGRAAIGVKEGACSLDAALRFVDWVEPLLRRESYLALLVERPAVQTRLLRLLGLARWPMRYLMQHPGVIDELADSRLMHERFDGATFIADLQARHDAWAQHGEADEEALLDSVRRAHHAEVFRTLVRDVEGHITVEQVADDLSALADATLQCVISWSWARLKQAHRPAPSFAVIAYGKLGGKELGYGGDLDVVFLFDDADENSPEIYGAFVRKLITWLTLRTAAGELFDIDTALRPNGNSGLLVTSLASFEHYQTGRGSNTAWTWEHQAITRARFCAGAPELAARFEGVRRAVLTAERDIQALRQEVQAMREKVRQARPVRAGLFDVKHSPGGMMDAEFALQFLILAHARQHAELLDNAGNIALLQRAEAAGLLPAGVGKAAADAYRELRRVQHRARLDEQSTALDEAAQAAQGIATHRDAVLALWRAVFG is encoded by the coding sequence ATGAGCGTCGACGAGCATTCTTTACCCTCTGCAACCAAGGCGGCGCTGGCCGCGCACAGCCGCTTCGTGCAGCGCATCCGGCGCCGCTACGACCAGGAGCTGCCCCTGCTGGCCGCCGGCCTGCCCGACCGGGCCGCCATGCAGGCGCTGATCGCGCAGCTGCAGGCCGAGGGCCGCAACCTCGCCAGCGCGCTGCGCGTGACCCGCCATCTGGTGCTGGAGCGCCTGGCGGTGCACGACGTCGAGCTGGCCGCGCCGATGAAGGCCATCACCGAGGCGATGACCACGCTGGCCGAGGTGACGCTGTGCGCGGCGCTGACGCAGGCACGCATCGAGCAGGACGCCATCCACGGCCAGCCGCGCAACAGCGTCGGCGAGGTGATCGAGTTCTGGGTCGTGGGCATGGGCAAGCTGGGCGGGCGCGAGCTCAATGTCAGCTCCGACATTGACCTGATCTATGTCTACGACGACGAGGGCGAGACCGATGGCGCCAAGCCGGTCTCGGCGCACGAATACTTCACCCAGGTGGCCAAGAAGCTCTATGCGCTGATCGGCGACGTCACCGAGGACGGCCAGGTGTTCCGTGTCGACCTGGCGCTGCGCCCCAATGGCAACTCGGGCCCGCCGGTGGTGAGCCTGTCGATGCTGGAGGAGTACTTCCTCGTGCAGGGGCGCGAATGGGAGCGCTTCGCCTGGCTGAAGAGCCGGGTGGTGGCGCCGCGCCAGCCCGAGGCCGGCGCAGCGCCCTCGCGTGCGGTGGCGCTGCGCTCGCTGGTCACGCCCTTCGTCTACCGCCGTTACCTGGACTACGGCGTGTTCGAGGGCCTGCGGCAGCTGCACCGCAAGATCCGCGACGAGGCGCAGAAGCGCGCCGCCGGCCGGCCCGAGCGCTCCAACGACGTGAAGCTCTCGCGCGGTGGCATCCGCGAGATCGAGTTCACCGTGCAGCTGCTGCAGGTGGTGCGCGGCGGCCAGTTCCCCGAGATCCGCACGCGCTCCACCGTCAAGGCGCTCTCCCGGCTGGCGGCGCGCGGGCTGATGAAGCCGGCCACCGCCGCCAAGCTGGCCGAGGCCTACGACTTCCTGCGCCGCGTCGAGCACCGCATCCAGTTCCTCGACGACCAGCAGACCCATTGCCTGCCGGGGTCCGACGATGACCTGAAGTGGATCGCGCGCTCCATGGGCATGGTCTGCAGCGCCGAAGCCTGCCAGCTGCTGGACCGCCTGTGCGAGGTACGCGAGCTGGTGGCCACCGAATTCGACGCCTTGCTGCACGACGGCCAGGCGCCCAAGCCTGGCGCCTGCAAGAACGGCCAATGCGGCGGCCCGGCCCTGCCGGTGGATGCCGACGAGTTCCTTGAGAAGCTGCCGCCCGAGCTGGCCGCCGCGGTGCGCCGCTGGGCCCAGCAGCCGCGCGTGCAGAACCTGCGCGAGGAATCGCGCCTGCGCCTGGCCAAGCTGGTGGGCCGTGCCGCCATCGGCGTGAAGGAGGGCGCATGCTCGCTGGACGCCGCGCTGCGCTTCGTCGACTGGGTCGAGCCGCTGCTGCGCCGCGAGAGCTATCTGGCCCTGCTGGTGGAGCGCCCCGCGGTGCAGACGCGGCTGTTGCGCCTGCTGGGCCTGGCGCGCTGGCCGATGCGCTATCTGATGCAGCATCCCGGCGTGATCGACGAACTGGCCGACAGCCGGCTGATGCACGAACGCTTCGACGGCGCCACCTTCATCGCCGACCTGCAGGCCCGCCACGATGCCTGGGCCCAGCATGGCGAGGCCGATGAGGAGGCCTTGCTGGACAGCGTGCGCCGCGCCCACCATGCCGAAGTGTTCCGCACCCTGGTGCGCGACGTCGAGGGCCATATCACGGTGGAGCAGGTGGCCGACGATCTCTCGGCCCTGGCCGATGCCACCCTGCAATGCGTGATCAGCTGGTCCTGGGCGCGCCTCAAGCAGGCGCACCGCCCGGCCCCGAGCTTTGCGGTGATCGCCTACGGCAAGCTGGGCGGCAAGGAGCTGGGCTACGGCGGCGACCTGGACGTGGTGTTCCTGTTCGACGACGCGGACGAGAACTCGCCCGAGATCTACGGCGCCTTCGTGCGCAAGCTGATCACCTGGCTGACCCTGCGCACCGCCGCTGGCGAGCTGTTCGACATCGACACCGCGCTGCGCCCGAACGGCAACTCCGGCCTGCTGGTGACCTCGCTGGCCAGTTTCGAGCACTACCAGACCGGCCGCGGCAGCAACACTGCCTGGACCTGGGAGCACCAGGCCATCACGCGCGCGCGCTTCTGCGCCGGCGCACCCGAGCTGGCCGCGCGCTTCGAGGGCGTGCGCCGCGCCGTGCTGACGGCCGAGCGCGACATCCAGGCGCTGCGCCAGGAGGTGCAGGCGATGCGCGAGAAGGTGCGCCAGGCCCGCCCGGTGCGCGCCGGCCTGTTCGATGTGAAGCACAGCCCGGGCGGCATGATGGACGCGGAGTTCGCGCTGCAGTTCCTGATCCTGGCGCATGCGCGCCAGCATGCCGAGCTGCTGGACAACGCCGGCAATATCGCCCTGCTGCAGCGCGCCGAGGCCGCCGGCCTGCTGCCCGCCGGCGTGGGCAAGGCCGCCGCCGATGCCTACCGCGAGCTGCGCCGCGTGCAACACCGGGCACGCCTGGACGAACAGTCCACCGCGCTGGACGAGGCGGCGCAGGCGGCGCAGGGCATCGCCACGCACCGCGACGCGGTGCTGGCGCTCTGGCGGGCCGTGTTCGGCTGA
- a CDS encoding glutathione S-transferase, whose protein sequence is MTITLCGFSLSNYYNKVKLALLEKGIPFQEEVVMTHSKDEAVLAASPLGKVPFIRTEQGTLCESQVILDYLESAYPAHPLLPAEPFAQAKVHELITFVELHLELVARELYGQAFFGGTCSDANKERVKKLLDKNIPAFKRLAKFGPYLAGDTFTQADCAGWVSLPLVAMATKSVLGEDLLAAHGVEWKSYAKLIGERPAAQKVTADRKADQDRFAAK, encoded by the coding sequence ATGACGATCACACTCTGCGGCTTCTCGCTCTCGAACTACTACAACAAGGTCAAGCTGGCCCTGCTGGAAAAAGGCATCCCCTTCCAGGAGGAGGTGGTGATGACGCATTCCAAGGACGAGGCCGTGCTGGCCGCCTCGCCGCTGGGCAAGGTGCCCTTCATCCGCACCGAGCAGGGCACGCTGTGCGAGAGCCAGGTGATCCTGGACTATCTGGAATCTGCCTACCCCGCCCACCCGCTGCTGCCGGCCGAGCCCTTCGCACAGGCCAAGGTGCATGAGCTGATCACCTTTGTGGAGCTGCATCTGGAGCTGGTGGCGCGCGAACTCTACGGCCAGGCCTTCTTCGGCGGCACGTGCAGCGACGCCAACAAGGAGCGCGTGAAGAAGCTGCTGGACAAGAACATCCCCGCCTTCAAGCGCCTGGCCAAATTCGGCCCCTATCTGGCCGGCGATACCTTCACCCAGGCCGATTGCGCCGGCTGGGTCAGCCTGCCCCTGGTGGCGATGGCCACCAAGTCGGTGCTGGGCGAGGACCTACTGGCCGCCCATGGCGTCGAGTGGAAGTCCTACGCCAAGCTGATCGGCGAGCGCCCCGCCGCCCAGAAGGTGACGGCCGACCGCAAGGCCGACCAGGACCGCTTCGCCGCCAAGTAG
- a CDS encoding YhdP family protein: MSLLATVFAAANRPARWARRCARWAVALVLLAWSLMLLAWLVLHWAILPHIDEWRPALARQASKSLGLNLQIGQIDVRSGGWIPALEMRDVRLIDQHGREALRLPRVAAALSARSLLALELRFEQLLIDAPEMVVRRDAQGRIFVAGLSVDEAERAEAGGDLADWFFVQHEFVILNGRVRWIDEARQAPPLELSRVDLVLRNGLRRHELRLDATPPPAWGERLSLRGQFTQSLLKRPGDLQHWSGSLFADLPRADVRELRRYLDLPFELSEGDGALRAWLEIKQGQSQAATLDLGLRAVKLKLGKRIEALELAQIAGRLSMQRNAQGLSFTARQLGFEDGEGLVWPRSDWSLSLRTRQASQVLGAELGELLGGELTAQQMDLGLAARIMARLPVPAAAHQLAQEMAPSGRVSAFSARWEGAPEAPQSYRIKGALDQLSLAAGVPADAHGAARPGLAGAQLQFDATEKGGTARLAIRDGMLDFPGVFEEPRIPLQTLSAGLDWRIEARKDGGPPQVELRVSELRLQNEDVKAEFEATWRTGAKPGSGRGARLPGSLDLSGRIDQAPARRVVRYLPLVVGETARAYVRDAIRGGEAHQVQARVRGDLADFPFDGPHGVGGAGAGIFRISSQVKDVELAYVPSHAATETSPAYNSPWPVMEQLNAELIFERGSMQIRKGRAKVLGYELFNVNGGIPDLAHQAQLEMDGQGRGPMAELLRFMRSSPLSEWTSHGLDAASASGNASLKLGLKIPLLDASKSSVKGQVLLAGNELRLRPDVPLFSNTRARIDFDRKGVQLQAAGARVLGGEALFEGGSQADGSLRFSAQGQLSAEALRRASELGLPSRLAQFMSGSTGYKLELGFVKGQTEFNLGSSLQGLALDLPAPLRKEADSTLNLRLQSRLLPVNGNESATRDELRLELGNQLQAHYQRELGGESAQVLRGALSVLDNLPPLPPSGVQLQANLASFDADAWLATAQRLLGPVSLENMDSGYAPSQLALRAQSFKAAGRQVSRLVAGLSRAPEQNGWRATIDAEQLSGYLELRQARAGQPGRVYARLGRLALPKSEADSVLQLLEKQPSSVPALDIVVEDFELRGKKLGRLEIDAQLVGPTREWKLARLQIKHPDALLNATGQWVAEPGQSQRRTLLDWQLDVSDGGKLLQALGQGQILRGGKGRLNGQLGWQGSPLSPDYPSMGGQLHVALDAGQFLQAEPGVGRLLGVLSLQSLPRRLLLDFRDVFSQGFAFDSFTGDLRIEKGVAHTSNLRMVGLQAAVLMEGQADLAAETQDLRVLVVPELNVGGASLAYAAINPAIGLGTFLAQWLLRKPMAAAGTEEFHVTGMWDAPKVDRIEKSERKPPEEAASGAAP, translated from the coding sequence ATGTCCTTGCTAGCCACCGTCTTCGCCGCCGCCAACCGCCCCGCCCGCTGGGCCCGCCGCTGCGCCAGATGGGCCGTGGCCCTGGTGCTGCTGGCATGGAGCCTGATGCTGCTGGCCTGGCTGGTTTTGCACTGGGCGATTCTGCCGCACATCGATGAATGGCGCCCTGCGCTGGCGCGACAAGCCTCCAAATCGCTGGGGTTGAATCTGCAGATCGGCCAGATAGATGTGCGCTCGGGGGGCTGGATACCGGCGCTGGAAATGCGCGATGTGCGCCTCATCGACCAGCATGGCCGCGAGGCCCTGCGCCTGCCGCGGGTGGCGGCGGCGCTCTCGGCGCGCTCGCTGCTGGCGCTGGAGCTGCGCTTCGAGCAGTTGCTGATCGATGCCCCCGAGATGGTGGTGCGGCGCGACGCCCAGGGCCGCATCTTCGTGGCCGGCCTGAGCGTGGACGAGGCCGAGCGCGCCGAGGCCGGCGGCGATCTGGCCGACTGGTTCTTCGTCCAGCATGAGTTCGTGATCCTGAACGGCCGCGTGCGCTGGATCGACGAGGCGCGCCAGGCGCCGCCGCTGGAGCTCTCGCGCGTGGACCTGGTGCTGCGCAACGGCCTGCGCCGCCACGAGCTGCGCCTCGACGCCACGCCCCCGCCCGCCTGGGGCGAGCGGCTCTCGCTGCGCGGCCAGTTCACCCAGTCGCTGCTCAAGCGTCCCGGCGATCTGCAGCATTGGAGCGGCTCGCTGTTCGCCGACCTGCCGCGCGCCGACGTGCGCGAGCTGCGCCGCTACCTGGACCTGCCCTTCGAGCTCAGCGAGGGCGATGGCGCGCTGCGCGCCTGGCTGGAGATCAAGCAGGGCCAGAGCCAGGCCGCCACCCTCGATCTGGGGCTGCGCGCCGTCAAGCTCAAGCTGGGCAAGCGCATCGAGGCGCTGGAGCTGGCGCAGATCGCCGGCCGGCTCTCGATGCAGCGCAATGCGCAAGGCCTCAGCTTTACCGCGCGCCAGCTCGGCTTCGAGGATGGCGAGGGCCTGGTGTGGCCGCGCTCGGACTGGTCGCTCTCGCTGCGCACGCGCCAGGCCTCCCAGGTGCTGGGCGCCGAGCTGGGCGAGCTGCTGGGCGGCGAGCTGACGGCCCAGCAGATGGACCTGGGCCTGGCCGCGCGCATCATGGCGCGCCTGCCGGTGCCGGCGGCCGCGCACCAGCTGGCGCAGGAGATGGCGCCCAGCGGCCGCGTCAGCGCCTTCAGCGCGCGCTGGGAGGGCGCGCCCGAGGCGCCGCAGAGCTACCGCATCAAGGGTGCGCTGGACCAGTTGAGCCTGGCCGCCGGCGTGCCGGCCGACGCGCACGGCGCGGCCCGCCCGGGCCTGGCCGGGGCGCAGCTGCAGTTCGATGCCACCGAGAAGGGCGGCACGGCGCGGCTGGCGATACGCGACGGCATGCTGGACTTTCCCGGCGTGTTCGAGGAGCCGCGCATCCCCCTGCAGACGCTCAGCGCCGGGCTGGACTGGCGCATCGAGGCGCGCAAGGACGGCGGCCCGCCCCAGGTGGAGCTGCGCGTCAGCGAGCTGCGCCTGCAGAACGAGGATGTGAAGGCCGAATTCGAGGCCACCTGGCGCACCGGCGCCAAGCCCGGCAGCGGCCGCGGCGCGCGCCTGCCCGGCAGCCTGGACCTCAGCGGCCGCATCGACCAGGCCCCCGCCAGGCGCGTGGTGCGCTACCTGCCGCTGGTGGTGGGCGAGACCGCGCGCGCCTATGTGCGCGATGCCATCCGCGGCGGCGAGGCGCACCAGGTGCAGGCGCGCGTGCGCGGCGACCTGGCCGATTTCCCCTTCGACGGCCCTCATGGTGTGGGAGGTGCTGGCGCAGGCATCTTCCGCATCAGCAGCCAGGTGAAGGACGTGGAGCTGGCCTATGTGCCCAGCCACGCCGCCACCGAGACCAGCCCCGCCTACAACTCGCCCTGGCCGGTGATGGAGCAGCTCAATGCCGAGCTGATCTTCGAGCGCGGCAGCATGCAGATCCGCAAGGGCCGCGCCAAGGTGCTGGGCTACGAGCTCTTCAACGTGAACGGCGGCATCCCGGATCTGGCGCACCAGGCCCAGCTGGAGATGGACGGCCAGGGCCGCGGCCCCATGGCCGAGCTCTTGCGCTTCATGCGCAGCTCGCCGCTCTCGGAATGGACCTCGCATGGCCTGGACGCCGCCAGCGCCAGCGGCAACGCCAGCCTCAAGCTGGGCCTGAAGATCCCGCTGCTGGATGCCAGCAAGTCCAGCGTCAAGGGTCAGGTCTTGCTGGCCGGCAACGAGCTGCGCCTGCGGCCCGATGTGCCGCTGTTTTCCAACACACGCGCGCGCATCGATTTCGACCGCAAGGGCGTGCAGCTGCAGGCCGCCGGCGCACGCGTGCTGGGCGGCGAGGCCCTGTTCGAGGGCGGCAGCCAGGCCGATGGCAGCCTGCGCTTCAGTGCCCAGGGGCAGCTGAGTGCGGAGGCGCTGCGGCGCGCCAGCGAGCTGGGCCTGCCCAGCCGTCTGGCCCAGTTCATGAGTGGCTCGACCGGCTACAAGCTGGAGCTGGGTTTCGTCAAGGGGCAGACCGAGTTCAACCTCGGCAGCTCGCTGCAGGGCCTGGCGCTGGATCTGCCGGCGCCGCTGCGCAAGGAGGCCGACAGCACGCTCAACCTGCGCCTGCAATCGCGGCTCTTGCCGGTGAATGGGAATGAAAGCGCCACGCGCGACGAGCTGCGCCTGGAGCTGGGCAACCAGCTGCAAGCGCATTACCAGCGCGAGCTCGGCGGCGAGAGCGCGCAGGTGCTGCGCGGCGCGCTGAGCGTGCTGGACAACCTGCCGCCGCTGCCGCCCAGCGGCGTGCAGCTGCAGGCCAATCTGGCCAGCTTCGATGCCGACGCCTGGCTCGCCACCGCGCAGCGCCTGCTCGGCCCGGTGAGCCTGGAGAACATGGACAGCGGCTACGCGCCCAGCCAACTGGCCCTGCGCGCGCAGAGCTTCAAGGCCGCGGGCCGCCAGGTCTCGCGCCTGGTGGCGGGCCTGAGCCGCGCGCCCGAGCAGAACGGCTGGCGCGCCACCATCGACGCCGAACAGCTGAGCGGCTATCTGGAGCTGCGCCAGGCGCGCGCCGGCCAGCCCGGCCGCGTCTACGCCCGCCTGGGCCGCCTGGCCCTGCCCAAGAGCGAGGCCGATTCGGTGCTGCAGCTGCTGGAGAAGCAGCCCAGCAGCGTGCCGGCGCTGGACATCGTGGTGGAGGACTTCGAGCTGCGCGGCAAGAAGCTGGGCCGCCTGGAGATCGATGCCCAGCTGGTGGGGCCGACGCGCGAATGGAAGCTCGCCCGGCTGCAGATCAAGCACCCCGACGCGTTGCTCAACGCCACCGGGCAATGGGTGGCCGAGCCTGGGCAGAGTCAGCGCCGCACCCTGCTGGACTGGCAGCTGGACGTCAGCGACGGCGGCAAGCTCCTGCAGGCGCTGGGCCAGGGGCAGATCCTGCGCGGCGGCAAGGGCCGCCTGAACGGCCAGCTCGGCTGGCAGGGCTCGCCGCTGAGCCCCGACTACCCCAGCATGGGCGGCCAGCTGCATGTGGCGCTGGACGCCGGCCAGTTCCTGCAGGCCGAGCCCGGCGTGGGCCGGCTGCTGGGCGTGCTGAGCCTGCAATCGCTGCCGCGCCGCCTGCTGCTGGACTTCCGCGATGTGTTCTCGCAGGGCTTTGCCTTCGACAGCTTCACCGGCGACCTGCGCATCGAGAAGGGCGTGGCCCATACCAGCAATCTGCGCATGGTGGGCCTGCAGGCGGCGGTGCTGATGGAGGGCCAGGCCGATCTGGCCGCCGAGACCCAGGATCTGCGCGTGCTGGTGGTGCCCGAGCTCAACGTGGGCGGCGCTTCGCTGGCTTATGCGGCCATTAATCCGGCGATCGGCCTGGGCACCTTCCTGGCCCAATGGCTGTTGCGCAAGCCCATGGCAGCGGCCGGCACGGAGGAATTCCATGTCACCGGCATGTGGGATGCGCCCAAGGTCGATCGCATCGAGAAGTCCGAGCGCAAGCCGCCCGAGGAGGCGGCATCAGGAGCAGCACCATGA
- a CDS encoding response regulator codes for MHILLIEDDLDLGKALQAALRQGGFSSRWLRRGADAPERLDPVQQDAVLLDLGLPDGCGLQLLKRWRAQGAATPLLVMTARVGLADRLEGLDGGADDYLSKPFEIPELMARLRALLRRSAGQASENWRIGDLTIRPREREVRVCGRAVELSPREFDLLNLLAGEAGTVVPKGKLAQKLAPLGEALDFANLEMYLSNLRRKIGAERIGTVRGIGYRLLT; via the coding sequence ATGCACATTCTGTTAATCGAGGACGATCTCGACCTTGGCAAGGCCCTGCAGGCCGCGCTGCGCCAGGGCGGCTTCAGCAGCCGATGGCTGCGCCGCGGCGCCGATGCGCCCGAACGCTTGGACCCTGTCCAGCAGGACGCGGTGTTGCTCGATCTCGGTTTGCCCGATGGTTGCGGCTTGCAATTGCTCAAGCGCTGGCGCGCTCAAGGGGCCGCCACGCCGCTGCTGGTCATGACCGCACGGGTCGGTCTTGCCGATCGATTGGAGGGTCTGGACGGCGGCGCCGACGACTACCTCAGCAAGCCCTTCGAGATACCCGAGTTGATGGCCCGCTTGCGGGCCCTGCTGCGTCGCAGCGCGGGCCAGGCCAGCGAGAACTGGCGCATCGGCGACCTGACGATCCGGCCGCGCGAGCGCGAAGTGCGGGTGTGTGGGCGTGCTGTCGAGCTGAGCCCGCGCGAGTTCGATCTGCTGAATCTGCTGGCCGGCGAAGCTGGCACCGTCGTTCCCAAGGGCAAGCTGGCGCAAAAGCTGGCGCCCTTGGGCGAGGCGCTGGATTTCGCCAACCTCGAGATGTACCTGTCGAACCTGCGCCGCAAGATCGGCGCCGAGCGCATTGGCACCGTGCGCGGCATAGGCTATCGCCTGCTGACATGA
- a CDS encoding DMT family transporter, translating to MLKSDRKPHLDAFAVASVLFCCALWGLGQVAIKAALSEITPFWQAGLRSLIAGALVWLWARARGIALFDRDGSLGGGLLAGGLFAAEFAAIFWGMQYTSASRMVVFIYLAPFVVALGMPFISRHEKLTPRQGLGLLLAFGAVAFAFAEGFSAGGQPQQWLGDALGLLAALLWGGTTLAIRGSRLASASAEKTLFYQLAVSGLALSLAALALHEPLPLAWSARLLGWFGFQAVIVSFASYLLWFWLVRHYPATRLASFTLSTPLFGLLAGVLVLGEAITLRLVIALIGLALGILLVNK from the coding sequence ATGCTGAAGTCTGATCGCAAGCCCCATCTCGACGCCTTTGCCGTCGCCTCCGTGCTGTTCTGCTGCGCCCTCTGGGGCCTGGGCCAGGTGGCCATCAAGGCGGCGCTGAGCGAGATCACCCCGTTCTGGCAGGCGGGGCTGCGCTCGCTGATCGCCGGCGCGCTGGTGTGGCTCTGGGCACGGGCGCGCGGCATCGCGCTGTTCGACCGCGACGGCAGCCTGGGTGGCGGCCTGCTGGCCGGCGGCCTGTTCGCGGCCGAGTTCGCGGCCATCTTCTGGGGCATGCAGTACACCAGCGCCTCGCGCATGGTGGTGTTCATCTACCTCGCGCCCTTTGTGGTGGCGCTGGGCATGCCCTTCATCTCGCGGCACGAGAAGCTCACGCCGCGCCAGGGCCTGGGCCTGCTGCTGGCATTCGGCGCGGTGGCGTTCGCCTTTGCCGAAGGTTTCAGCGCGGGCGGGCAGCCGCAGCAATGGCTGGGCGATGCGCTGGGCCTGCTGGCCGCGCTGCTATGGGGCGGCACCACACTGGCGATACGCGGCAGCCGGCTCGCCAGCGCCAGCGCCGAGAAGACGCTGTTCTACCAATTGGCGGTCTCGGGCCTGGCGCTGAGCCTGGCGGCCCTGGCCCTGCACGAGCCGCTGCCGCTGGCCTGGTCGGCCCGGCTGCTGGGCTGGTTCGGCTTCCAGGCGGTGATCGTCTCCTTTGCCAGCTACCTGCTGTGGTTCTGGCTGGTGCGCCATTACCCGGCCACGCGCCTGGCCAGCTTCACGCTCAGCACGCCGCTGTTCGGCCTGCTGGCCGGGGTGCTGGTGCTGGGCGAGGCGATCACGCTGCGCCTGGTCATCGCCCTGATCGGGCTGGCGCTGGGCATCCTGCTGGTGAACAAATAG